The following are encoded in a window of Mustela nigripes isolate SB6536 chromosome 3, MUSNIG.SB6536, whole genome shotgun sequence genomic DNA:
- the LOC132012910 gene encoding thiamine transporter 2-like isoform X2 translates to MMKPSEPFVVPYLAGPDKNISLGVITNEIFPIWTYSYLVLLLPVFILTDYVRYKPVIILQGVSFIITWLFLVFGQGLRAMQVLEFFYGMVSATEVAYYAYIYSVVSPEHYQKVSGYCRSITLVAYTAALVLAQLLMSLASLWCFCLNIISLASVSMAFLFSLLLPMPKKSMFFHAKPSTGASPKPRGRDAFFEEPQKGHKLVCQETFTFSRNLDDEALAAFTAGCVKVNWDLLGEMALAMFSAVDAGSLLFMHYTNNIWVCYAGFVIFKSSYMLLITIARTFQQELQQKPGLPEGREILETTQLPALSTYVGAWVAQWVKHLPSAQVMIPGSWDGAPHQALKRAL, encoded by the exons ATGATGAAACCATCAGAACCGTTTGTGGTACCTTATTTAGCAGGACCAGATAAAAATATAAGCCTCGGTGTG ATCACAAATGAGATCTTCCCAATCTGGACATACTCTTACCTGGTGCTGCTGCTCCCCGTGTTCATCCTGACCGATTACGTCCGCTACAAGCCAGTCATCATCCTGCAAGGAGTCAGCTTCATCATCACCTGGCTGTTTCTTGTATTTGGCCAAGGATTAAGAGCCATGCAGGTGCTAGAGTTCTTCTATGGGATGGTCTCTGCCACCGAGGTGGCATACTATGCCTACATTTACAGCGTGGTCAGCCCCGAGCACTACCAGAAAGTGAGCGGCTACTGCAGGAGCATCACACTAGTGGCCTACACAGCAGCCTTGGTGCTGGCCCAGCTCCTCATGTCCCTGGCCAGCCTCTGGTGCTTTTGCCTCAACATCATATCTTTGGCCTCCGTCTCtatggcctttcttttctcacttctcCTACCAATGCCTAAGAAGAGCATGTTTTTTCACGCAAAACCCAGCACAGGGGCTTCTCCAAAACCAAGAGGAAGAGATGCTTTCTTCGAGGAACCTCAAAAGGGTCACAAACTAGTCTGCCAAGAAACATTCACCTTTTCAAGGAATCTGGATGATG aggCTCTGGCAGCCTTCACAGCAGGCTGTGTGAAAGTCAACTGGGATCTCCTGGGAGAGATGGCCCTGGCAATGTTCTCAGCAGTGGATGCCGGTTCTCTACTTTTCATGCATTACACAAATAATATTTGGGTGTGTTATGCTGGTTTTGTGATATTCAAGTCAAGTTACATGCTTCTCATAACGATAGC AAGAACTTTTCAGCAAGAACTTCAACAGAAGCCTGGGCTGCCTGAGGGGAGAGAAATCTTGGAAACAACACAACTCCCTGCTCTGTCTACatatgtgggcgcctgggtggcacagtgggttaagcatctgccttcggctcaggtcatgatcccagggtcctgggatggagccccacatcaagccctgaAGAGGGCTCTCtag
- the LOC132012910 gene encoding thiamine transporter 2-like isoform X3 — MMKPSEPFVVPYLAGPDKNISLGVITNEIFPIWTYSYLVLLLPVFILTDYVRYKPVIILQGVSFIITWLFLVFGQGLRAMQVLEFFYGMVSATEVAYYAYIYSVVSPEHYQKVSGYCRSITLVAYTAALVLAQLLMSLASLWCFCLNIISLASVSMAFLFSLLLPMPKKSMFFHAKPSTGASPKPRGRDAFFEEPQKGHKLVCQETFTFSRNLDDEALAAFTAGCVKVNWDLLGEMALAMFSAVDAGSLLFMHYTNNIWVCYAGFVIFKSSYMLLITIAERERGESEHRQTEWQAEAEGEGGSPPRKEPDVGLDPRTLGS; from the exons ATGATGAAACCATCAGAACCGTTTGTGGTACCTTATTTAGCAGGACCAGATAAAAATATAAGCCTCGGTGTG ATCACAAATGAGATCTTCCCAATCTGGACATACTCTTACCTGGTGCTGCTGCTCCCCGTGTTCATCCTGACCGATTACGTCCGCTACAAGCCAGTCATCATCCTGCAAGGAGTCAGCTTCATCATCACCTGGCTGTTTCTTGTATTTGGCCAAGGATTAAGAGCCATGCAGGTGCTAGAGTTCTTCTATGGGATGGTCTCTGCCACCGAGGTGGCATACTATGCCTACATTTACAGCGTGGTCAGCCCCGAGCACTACCAGAAAGTGAGCGGCTACTGCAGGAGCATCACACTAGTGGCCTACACAGCAGCCTTGGTGCTGGCCCAGCTCCTCATGTCCCTGGCCAGCCTCTGGTGCTTTTGCCTCAACATCATATCTTTGGCCTCCGTCTCtatggcctttcttttctcacttctcCTACCAATGCCTAAGAAGAGCATGTTTTTTCACGCAAAACCCAGCACAGGGGCTTCTCCAAAACCAAGAGGAAGAGATGCTTTCTTCGAGGAACCTCAAAAGGGTCACAAACTAGTCTGCCAAGAAACATTCACCTTTTCAAGGAATCTGGATGATG aggCTCTGGCAGCCTTCACAGCAGGCTGTGTGAAAGTCAACTGGGATCTCCTGGGAGAGATGGCCCTGGCAATGTTCTCAGCAGTGGATGCCGGTTCTCTACTTTTCATGCATTACACAAATAATATTTGGGTGTGTTATGCTGGTTTTGTGATATTCAAGTCAAGTTACATGCTTCTCATAACGATAGC agagagagagaggggagagagcgagcacaggcagacagaatggcaggcagaggcagagggagaaggaggctccccgccaagaaaggagcctgatgtaggactcgatcccaggacgctgggatcatga